Proteins from one Spirochaetaceae bacterium genomic window:
- a CDS encoding DUF6364 family protein translates to MNLTLSVDEQIVARARTTAAAMGLSLNQAVRDYLAELAGQSSPDADLAEIEHLSLAARGNRSGWRFDRAELHDRA, encoded by the coding sequence GTGAATCTGACCCTCTCTGTCGACGAGCAGATCGTAGCGCGTGCGCGAACCACGGCCGCGGCCATGGGCCTGAGCCTCAATCAGGCGGTGCGGGACTACCTGGCCGAACTTGCCGGACAGTCCTCGCCGGACGCCGACCTCGCCGAGATCGAACATCTCTCCCTGGCCGCCCGCGGCAATCGGAGTGGCTGGCGCTTCGACCGCGCCGAACTGCACGATCGTGCGTAG
- a CDS encoding PIN domain-containing protein, whose product MRSFFDTNVLAYTDDAGEPEKQAAALKLHAACHRRGQAVVSTQVLQEYFVTVTRKMGVDPVIARRKIELYGRMNVVVNQLDDVLAAVDLARLHTLSFWDALIVRAAQQGECRVIYSEDMQHGWKVDGIEVVNPFAEPA is encoded by the coding sequence GTGCGTAGCTTTTTCGACACCAATGTTCTGGCCTATACCGACGACGCGGGCGAGCCGGAAAAGCAGGCAGCCGCGCTGAAGCTTCACGCCGCGTGCCACCGCCGCGGTCAAGCGGTCGTGTCCACCCAGGTCTTGCAGGAGTACTTCGTCACCGTGACCCGAAAGATGGGCGTGGATCCGGTCATCGCGCGCCGCAAGATCGAGTTGTACGGCCGCATGAACGTGGTGGTTAACCAGCTCGATGACGTATTGGCCGCCGTCGACTTGGCGCGCCTCCACACGCTGTCTTTCTGGGATGCGCTGATCGTGCGGGCCGCTCAGCAGGGCGAGTGCCGGGTGATCTATTCGGAGGACATGCAGCACGGCTGGAAGGTCGATGGCATTGAGGTGGTGAACCCGTTCGCCGAACCGGCTTGA
- a CDS encoding AAA family ATPase, with product MLSNVGDRKTDFEEYLAAITPGVTGVDARSMGTKLTLGFRQDVRGAKHPWRFPASNMSDGTLRALGVLVALFQGNGESMGHGHLVGIEEPESALHPADAAVLIDSLTDAAQMAQVVVTSHSADLLDNDAIPDRSILAVLSEHAETRGGRLDEAGRTALRDQLFTAGELLRMDQLHPDPEQSAPRQLDLFESRP from the coding sequence GTGCTCTCCAACGTCGGAGACCGCAAGACAGACTTCGAAGAGTATCTTGCGGCGATCACGCCTGGAGTCACCGGTGTTGACGCGCGATCGATGGGCACCAAGCTCACGCTCGGCTTCCGGCAGGATGTGCGGGGCGCCAAGCATCCTTGGCGGTTCCCGGCCAGCAATATGTCAGACGGCACGCTGCGTGCGCTCGGCGTGCTGGTGGCGCTGTTTCAGGGCAATGGCGAATCGATGGGTCACGGACACCTGGTAGGCATCGAGGAACCGGAAAGCGCCCTGCATCCCGCCGACGCCGCCGTTCTCATCGACAGCCTCACCGACGCCGCGCAGATGGCACAGGTAGTGGTAACCAGCCACAGCGCGGACCTGCTCGACAACGATGCCATACCCGACCGCTCGATCCTCGCCGTCCTGTCCGAACACGCTGAAACCAGAGGCGGCCGCCTCGATGAGGCCGGGCGCACGGCGCTCCGCGATCAGCTCTTCACCGCCGGCGAGCTGTTGCGGATGGACCAGTTGCACCCCGATCCCGAGCAGTCAGCCCCCCGCCAGCTCGACCTGTTCGAAAGCCGCCCCTGA